The DNA region ACGCCGTAGCCCGCCAGCGCCGCGACTTCCGCGATGCCGTGGCCCATGTTCCCCGCGCCGAGAACCGTGATACTGTTGATGTCATCCAGCTCCATGGCCGAACGCTCGGCTGCCGTCAGTTTCAACGTTTCCCTCGGACAGCCGAACAACTCGAATTTAGTTTATTTAGATGGTTCGTGAGGGATTCGACGCGAGGCCGACGCGCTCGGCGGAGGGCAGCGGGTCGACGGTCTCCGACGCGCGGAATCGCCCGCGGAGTCGACGCGCGGTCCGTCGGTGAAGCTCGAAGAGACGCGCTGTGACGCACTCAGGAGTCGGACTCGTACTCGGCCCAGATGTACTTCGTCGCGACCGAGCGGTACGGACGCCACTGCTCGGCGACCTCGCGCATCTCGGCGCGCGTCATCTCCTCGCCGTCGCCGTACAGCAGCTCGATACCCCGACGAACCGCGAGGTCGCCGAGCGGCAAGATATCGTCGCGGTCGAGCACGAACAGGAGGTACATCTCCGCGGTCCACTCCCCGATACCCTTGATCTCGGTGAGTCGGTCGACGACCTCGTCGTCGGTGTACTCGGCCAGCGCCTCTCTCGTGAAATCGTGCTGCTGGAAGGCGCGGGCGGCGTTCCGGAGGTACTCGGTCTTCATCCGCGAGAGCCCGGCGTCGCGCAGCGCCTGCTCGTCCGCGTCGAGAACGGCTTCGGGCGTGACCTCGCCGTCCAGCAGGTCGAACACCCGCCCCCTGACGGCGGCCGCGCTCGCCGTGGAGAGCTGCTGGTTGATGATGGAGATGCAGAGCCGTTCGTACTCGGTCCAGTTCGGTTCGGAGTAGGGGTCGTGCCTGTCGATGAGTTCCGCCATTACTAGGTCTCGACGGAGGACGGACTCGGCCTCGTCTGTCATGCTGTGAACGACGTAAGTCAGGGAGTGCGAAGGCAAATGCGTCTCGGTCGAACGCCGGGTGAGAGAGAAAACGGACAGCAGACCGCGACGGCGACGACGACCGACTCAGTTATTCGAGATACTCCTCTTCGCGTTCGGCGTCGTCTTTCGAATCGACATCGGCACGCCGACGGACGTCGACGCGGTAGTGTTCGAGGATGTCGCGGCCCAGGAGCAGCGGGTAGTCCATGTGACTGCGGTCCTCGACGCTCGCGGTAACCGTGTGCTGGTTGCCGCCGATACCGATAACCAGGTCGACGACCGGGCGTGCCTTCCCGCGCTTCATGCTCCCGGATTTGACGCGCGTCATGCTCTTGATGGGTCCCGCACCGATTTCGGCGGCCAGCGACGTGTCGATGCTCGTCCGCGTCGCGCCCGTGTCGGACTTGGCGAGCGTCTGCGTCGACCCGCTGGTCCCGCTGACGACCACGTCCTCGATGTAGCCGATCATCGGTACCTCCTGGTTCTCCGGCGGTTCGATGCGCGGCATGCACGACGGACGGGAGTCGTCGAGAGTGTTCGACAGTTCCTCGACGCGCGTGTCGTCGACGTCGCCGCCGGCACGTTCGATAGCCAGTTGCGCGATGTGCGGCGCGGGGCTCTTGCCGGTCGCCTTGTAGAGGCCTTTGAACCCGGCGGTCGGGTTCACTTCGAGGACATACCAGCCGTCGTTACCTTCGACGAGGTCGACGCCCGCGTAGTCGAGGCCGATGACTTCAGCCGCATAGAGCGCGGTTTCGGCCGCCTCGTCGGGCATTGTCTCGGTGGCGTTCTGCACGTCGCCGCCGAGGGCGACGTTCGTCCGCCAGTCGCCCTCGGGCGCGTAGCGGTGCATCGCGCCGACGATCTCCTCGCCGACGACGTAGACGCGTAGGTCGCGGTGTCGGTCGCTGTCGCGCTCGATGAGTTCCTGCAGGAACGCCTGGCGGTTGCCGACCTTCGGGTTGACGGGTTCGGTGAGGTCGACCTTCCACGTGCCGCCGCCGTGGGTGCCGATGGCGGTCTTGTAGACGCCGACGTCGCCGAAGCGCTCGCGGTCCTGGTTCAGTCGGTCGTTCGAGAGCGCGAGCAAGGCATCGGGAACCTGGATGTTCCAGTCGGCCAGCGTCGCCGCCGTCGCGAACTTGTGGATAGCCGTCAGCACCGCACCGGGTTCGTTCAGCATCGGCCGGACGCGGTTGAACGTCGCCGCCAAGCCGAGTCCTTCCGCGGGTTCTTCGGTATTCGAGAGCAGTAGTCGGTTCGCGATGATGTCGACGCCGGGTTCGATAGAGACCTCGCTGTCCTCGATGCTCATCGCGGTGTTCTCGCGGCGGAGCCACACCGGCCGGTGACCGAGTTCCTCGATGGCGTTCAAAATCGCCTTGGTCTCCTTACTGTTGTGCAGCGAGAGAACCCCGACACGCACCGCCTCGTCGTCTGAAAGTGCCATGTAGGCAGATATACCGGATGCAGTTTCAAAGATATGCCGGTCCGGACACCGCTCGACGCTCACAACCGTGTAGCGCCGGCGCGTCCGCGTGACGGCGACGGTGCGGCGGTTTATATTCAAATCACCGACGTGTTATATGCGATTCCGTTGCAGGTGTTTATATACGGGCCCGTCAGAGAGACGCCCATGAGCGACGACTCGGCCTTCACCTACAACGGGGGGAGGGTCGGCCCGGGCGAGACGCAGAACCTGCGGTACAGCGTGAGCGAGACGTATCTCGGCGACCCGGTTCGCATCCCGGTCACCATCGTCAACGGCGAGCGCGACGGCCCGACGGTGTTTCTCTCGGCGGCGGCGCACGGCGACGAACTGAACGGCATCGAAGTGGTCAGAACCGTCGCCCACGGGTGGGACCACACCGACCTCCGCGGGACGCTCGTCTGCATGCCCGTACTGAACGTGCCGGGCTTTCTCGCCCAGCAGCGGTACCTCCCGATTCTCGACCGCGACCTGAACCGGTCGTTTCCGGGCTCGGAGAGTTCGACGAGCGCCAAGCGGATGGCCTACCAGATCTTCCGAAACTTCATCGAACCGTGCGACGTCGGACTCGACTTTCATACCTCCACGCGTGGCCGGACGAACATGCTCCACGTCCGCGGCAACCTCGCCGACGATGGCGTGAATCGACTCGCTCACGCGTTCGGGTCGAACGTCATCCTCGCCGGCGAGGGACCGGACGGGTCGCTCCGCGGGGAAGCGACACGAGCGGGCGTCCCGACGATTACGCTGGAGATGGGCGAGGCCCACCGGTTCCAGCGCGACCTCATTGACGAGGCGCTCGACGGCGTCCGGAGCGTCTTCGCGGAGTACGGCCTCGCGGAGACCGACACGGTCCGGTGGCCGGGGTGGCGGACGGTCATCACGGGCGACCGCGAGAAGACGTGGATTCGCGCCGACGCCGGCGGTATCGTCGACATGCACTACTCGCGGGGGGCGCTCGTCCACGAGGGCGACCGTATCTGCACCATCACGAACCCGTTTCTCGACGACAACGTCACCGTCGAAGCGCCCTTCACGGGTCTGCTCGTCGGTATTTTGGAGAATCCGGTGGTGTACCCGGGTAACCCTATCTGCCACCTCGTCGAACTGAGCACGTCCACGCGGCGGGTGCTCGAACGCCAGCAGTCGCCCGCCGCGGAAGCCGAGACGTAGCGTTCGCGACGTGGTTCGTCTCGTTCGCGACGTGTTCGGTTTTCCCCCCGGAGACGTTTTTCTCCGAGCTAGAAAGCGGCAAAACAGGGAGACCGCCCCGAGTCGACGAGCGGATACACGTAACTTCTATAGCACCCCGGTTCTGAGACTCACGGGAGTATGAGCCAATCGTACAATCGAGGCCTCGTGGAGGACTTCGGCCGCTGGCGGGAGTTCTCGGCCGGCATGTGGGCCTGGATTTTCCACAAGTTCACCGGATGGGTGCTGGTGGGCTACCTGTTCACCCACATCGCCGTTCTCTCGACGGCGTTGACGGGCGCGGGAGCGTACACCAACACCATCCAAGGGCTGGAGGCACTCCCTATCGTGCGCATCCTCGAAGTGGGGCTGCTCGCGGTGGCGGTGTTCCACATCCTCAACGGACTCCGACTGCTGTTCGTCGACCTCGGTGTCGGACTGGAGGCACAGGACAAGAGTTTCTACGCGTCGCTGGTGCTGACGGGCGCTATCGTCGTCGCGAGCATCCCCACGTTCGTCGCGGGGGCGTTCTGAGATGGCCGAACGCTACTCCTCGTTCGAGCGCGGCGGCCGCCGCTGGCTGTGGCAGCGCATCACCGCGGCGTTTCTCGTCGTCGTGCTCGCGTTCCACTTCTTCCTCCTGCACTTCGTCAACCACGCCGACGAGGTGACGTTCGCCGCGAGTCAGGCACGGATGGAGACGCTGACGTACTTCTCGCTGATGATTCTGTTCCTCGTCACCGCGACGTTCCACGGCGTCAACGGCGTCTACAACGCGCTCGTCAACCAGGGACTGGAAGGCACGAAGCTGAGCGTCGTGAAGTGGACGCTCGTCGTCGCCAGCGCGGTTCTCATCGTCCAAGGCGTCCGGACCGCCCTCGCGTGGGCCGGAGGCATCCCACTCTAACATGAGCACGCAAGTACCCGAAACCCAAGAAACCGAAGAGTCGGAGGCGGAGACC from Haloprofundus halobius includes:
- a CDS encoding DNA-3-methyladenine glycosylase family protein, encoding MTDEAESVLRRDLVMAELIDRHDPYSEPNWTEYERLCISIINQQLSTASAAAVRGRVFDLLDGEVTPEAVLDADEQALRDAGLSRMKTEYLRNAARAFQQHDFTREALAEYTDDEVVDRLTEIKGIGEWTAEMYLLFVLDRDDILPLGDLAVRRGIELLYGDGEEMTRAEMREVAEQWRPYRSVATKYIWAEYESDS
- a CDS encoding RimK/LysX family protein produces the protein MALSDDEAVRVGVLSLHNSKETKAILNAIEELGHRPVWLRRENTAMSIEDSEVSIEPGVDIIANRLLLSNTEEPAEGLGLAATFNRVRPMLNEPGAVLTAIHKFATAATLADWNIQVPDALLALSNDRLNQDRERFGDVGVYKTAIGTHGGGTWKVDLTEPVNPKVGNRQAFLQELIERDSDRHRDLRVYVVGEEIVGAMHRYAPEGDWRTNVALGGDVQNATETMPDEAAETALYAAEVIGLDYAGVDLVEGNDGWYVLEVNPTAGFKGLYKATGKSPAPHIAQLAIERAGGDVDDTRVEELSNTLDDSRPSCMPRIEPPENQEVPMIGYIEDVVVSGTSGSTQTLAKSDTGATRTSIDTSLAAEIGAGPIKSMTRVKSGSMKRGKARPVVDLVIGIGGNQHTVTASVEDRSHMDYPLLLGRDILEHYRVDVRRRADVDSKDDAEREEEYLE
- a CDS encoding succinylglutamate desuccinylase/aspartoacylase family protein; its protein translation is MSDDSAFTYNGGRVGPGETQNLRYSVSETYLGDPVRIPVTIVNGERDGPTVFLSAAAHGDELNGIEVVRTVAHGWDHTDLRGTLVCMPVLNVPGFLAQQRYLPILDRDLNRSFPGSESSTSAKRMAYQIFRNFIEPCDVGLDFHTSTRGRTNMLHVRGNLADDGVNRLAHAFGSNVILAGEGPDGSLRGEATRAGVPTITLEMGEAHRFQRDLIDEALDGVRSVFAEYGLAETDTVRWPGWRTVITGDREKTWIRADAGGIVDMHYSRGALVHEGDRICTITNPFLDDNVTVEAPFTGLLVGILENPVVYPGNPICHLVELSTSTRRVLERQQSPAAEAET
- the sdhC gene encoding succinate dehydrogenase, cytochrome b556 subunit — encoded protein: MSQSYNRGLVEDFGRWREFSAGMWAWIFHKFTGWVLVGYLFTHIAVLSTALTGAGAYTNTIQGLEALPIVRILEVGLLAVAVFHILNGLRLLFVDLGVGLEAQDKSFYASLVLTGAIVVASIPTFVAGAF
- a CDS encoding succinate dehydrogenase hydrophobic membrane anchor subunit, producing MAERYSSFERGGRRWLWQRITAAFLVVVLAFHFFLLHFVNHADEVTFAASQARMETLTYFSLMILFLVTATFHGVNGVYNALVNQGLEGTKLSVVKWTLVVASAVLIVQGVRTALAWAGGIPL